TGATTTTCATATAATGTATCTGTTTTGTAATTGTAGGCAATGTATCAAGCAGTTGGTTACAAAATGGTAGTTGTTTAGATCAGATTTCGAGTcacaattttctatatctctctTCCGAATCTTCGAATGAAGATGGAACACAAGTATCTTCCtctgataaaaagaaacaggTACTCCACAATGTTATATCGTCGAGTAACGAGAGGTCTGTGTACAAAGGAAGAAAAAGCCAGaaacatattaaaacaaaagagaaagaaagaaaaaagaaagtatgGAACGGCGGAGAAGACGCGTTACAAGCAGGAAGTggagaatatatattttcaagataaacATAG
Above is a window of Augochlora pura isolate Apur16 unplaced genomic scaffold, APUR_v2.2.1 APUR_unplaced_3807, whole genome shotgun sequence DNA encoding:
- the LOC144477796 gene encoding uncharacterized protein LOC144477796 isoform X1, with protein sequence MSLFPAYSIGTSESLASSEPKNLLQGNVSSSWLQNGSCLDQISSHNFLYLSSESSNEDGTQVSSSDKKKQVLHNVISSSNERSVYKGRKSQKHIKTKEKERKKKVWNGGEDALQAGSGEYIFSR
- the LOC144477796 gene encoding uncharacterized protein LOC144477796 isoform X2, yielding MKLVSFVQVSNGNVSSSWLQNGSCLDQISSHNFLYLSSESSNEDGTQVSSSDKKKQVLHNVISSSNERSVYKGRKSQKHIKTKEKERKKKVWNGGEDALQAGSGEYIFSR